In one window of Epinephelus fuscoguttatus linkage group LG20, E.fuscoguttatus.final_Chr_v1 DNA:
- the LOC125881190 gene encoding mucin-5AC-like isoform X1, which translates to MAREFKLLCVLGLVAACVVATTEAVPTTTEAPTTTTEAPTTTTEAPTTTTEAPTTTTEAPTTTTEAPTTTTEAPTTTTEAPTTTTEAPTTTTEAPTTTTEAPTTTTEAPTTTTAAPTTTTEAPTTTTDAPTTTTEAPTTTTAAPTTTTEAPTTTTEAPTTTTEAPTTTTEAPTTTTEAPTTTTEAPTTTTEAPTTTTEAPTTTTEAPTTTTEAPTTTTEAPTTTTEAPTTTTEAPTTTTAAPTTTTEAPTTTTAAPTTTTEAPTTTTEAPTTTTEAPTTTTEAPTTTTEAPTTTTAAPTTTAEAPATTTEVPTTTTEAPTTTTEAPTTTTEAPTTTTEAPTTTTEAPTTTTAAPTTTTEAPTTTTDAPTTTTEAPTTTTAAPTTTTEAPTTTTEAPTTTTEAPTTTEAPTTTTEAPTTTTAAPTTTTEAPTTTTEAPTTTTEAPTTTTEASTITTEAPTTTTEAPTTTTEAPTTTTEGPTTTTEVPTTTTEAPTTTTEAPTTTTEAPTTTTEAPTTTTEAPTTTTAAPTTTTEAPTTTTEVPTTTTAGPTTTTAAPTTTTEAPTTTTEAPTTTTAGPTTTTAAPTTTTEAPTTTTEAPTTTTAGPTTTTAAPTTTTEAPTTTTAAPTTTTEAPTTTTEAPTTTTAGPTTTPEAGKTTTAGPTTTAEAGKTTTAGPTTTAEAGKTTTAGPTTTAKTGKTTTAGPTTTPEAGKTTTAVPTTTKPPGPCYGSPCGDGSTCLPRHNETFVCSCLAGNYNYGSGTCESAKVFPGQLGLSKLPYKEAMANSTSEAFQDVAQQIYAEMSAVFGDDGYSNCTVLKLQPIAVTKLWSRSKPGIRATVEIIFKANAPIKESVIEEKLAAAGGVLEGSNFTASNLCEEKKPCDADTAECIKEDGSFSCKCMENYIKTDFSNRMCIACPSGKKAQGSEKCVDCPFGYSGFNCRESWKLSLVIVGSVFGGLLLITVILLPIVARKSSKKSSKKDKNADTGKSYVSHPQDKKPLVNSSLGNSQAASFNGSANGLSAFTNAGVPRIPRATTNNSWDSRTNLEMTQSSYRQNLAPAGRNPRLYDDHNDMNPYAQARPQNGLYAQSRPQNNPYAQTRPQINPYTQNQGHSNPYYVHDDGRRFN; encoded by the exons atggCTCGAGAATTCAAACTCCTCTGTGTCCTTGGGCTAGTTGCAGCCTGTGTTg TTGCTACTACAGAAGCTGTACCTACTACAACTGAAGCGCCTACAACAACTACAGAAGCACCAACTACTACAACTGAAGCGCCCACAACAACTACTGAAGCACCAACTACTACAACTGAAGCTCCTACAACAACTACAGAAGCACCAACTACTACAACTGAAGCGCCTACAACAACTACAGAAGCACCAACTACTACAACTGAAGCGCCCACAACAACTACTGAAGCACCAACTACTACAACTGAAGCTCCTACAACAACTACAGAAGCACCAACTACTACAACTGCAGCGCCTACAACAACTACAGAAGCACCAACTACTACAACTGACGCTCCTACAACAACTACAGAAGCACCAACTACTACAACTGCAGCGCCTACAACAACTACAGAAGCACCAACTACTACAACTGAAGCACCCACAACAACTACAGAAGCACCAACTACTACAACTGAAGCACCCACAACAACTACAGAAGCACCAACTACTACAACTGAAGCACCCACAACAACTACAGAAGCACCAACTACTACAACTGAAGCGCCTACAACAACTACAGAAGCACCAACTACTACAACTGAAGCGCCCACAACAACTACTGAAGCACCAACTACTACAACTGAAGCTCCTACAACAACTACAGAAGCACCAACTACTACAACTGCAGCGCCTACAACAACTACAGAAGCACCAACTACTACAACTGCAGCGCCTACAACAACTACAGAAGCACCAACTACTACAACTGAAGCACCCACAACAACTACAGAAGCACCAACTACTACAACTGAAGCGCCTACAACAACTACAGAAGCACCAACTactacaactgcagcacccacaacaaCTGCAGAAGCACCAGCTACTACAACTGAAGTGCCCACAACAACTACTGAAGCACCAACTACTACAACTGAAGCGCCCACAACAACTACTGAAGCACCAACTACTACAACTGAAGCTCCTACAACAACTACAGAAGCACCAACTACTACAACTGCAGCGCCTACAACAACTACAGAAGCACCAACTACTACAACTGACGCTCCTACAACAACTACAGAAGCACCAACTACTACAACTGCAGCGCCTACAACAACTACAGAAGCACCAACTACTACAACTGAAGCGCCCACAACAACTACAGAAGCACCAACTACAACTGAAGCTCCTACAACAACTACAGAAGCACCAACTACTACAACTGCAGCGCCCACAACAACTACAGAAGCACCAACTACTACAACTGAAGCACCCACAACAACTACAGAAGCACCAACTACTACAACTGAAGCTTCAACTATTACAACTGAAGCTCCTACAACAACTACAGAGGCTCCAACTACTACAACTGAAGCTCCTACAACAACTACAGAAGGTCCAACAACTACAACTGAAGTGCCTACAACAACTACAGAAGCACCAACTACTACAACTGAAGCTCCTACAACAACTACAGAAGCACCAACTACTACAACTGAAGCGCCTACAACAACTACAGAAGCACCAACTACTACAACTGCAGCTCCTACAACAACTACAGAAGCACCAACTACTACAACTGAAGTGCCTACAACAACTACAGCAGGTCCAACTACTACAACTGCAGCTCCTACAACAACTACAGAAGCACCAACTACTACAACTGAAGCGCCTACAACAACTACAGCAG GTCCAACTACTACAACTGCAGCTCCTACAACAACTACAGAAGCACCAACTACTACAACTGAAGCGCCTACAACAACTACAGCAGGTCCAACTACTACAACTGCAGCTCCTACAACAACTACAGAAGCACCAACTACTACAACTGCAGCTCCTACAACAACTACAGAAGCACCAACTACTACAACTGAAGCGCCTACAACAACTACAGCAGGTCCAACTACTACACCTGAAGCgggcaaaacaactacagcaGGTCCAACTACTACAGCTGAAGCgggcaaaacaactacagcaGGTCCAACTACTACAGCTGAAGCgggcaaaacaactacagcaGGTCCAACTACTACAGCTAAAACgggcaaaacaactacagcaGGTCCAACTACTACACCTGAAGcaggcaaaacaactacagcaGTTCCTACAACCACAAAGCCCCCAG GCCCTTGTTACGGAAGCCCATGTGGCGATGGGAGCACCTGCCTGCCTCGTCACAATGAAACCTTTGTATGCTCATGTTTGGCTGGTAACTACAATTATGGCAGCGGCACATGTGAGAGTG CTAAAGTTTTCCCCGGACAACTAGGCCTTTCTAAACTACCATACAAAGAAGCTATGGCTAACTCGACATCAGAAGCATTTCAAGACGTTGCGCAACAAATTTATGCAGAG ATGTCAGCAGTTTTTGGTGATGATGGTTACTCTAATTGTACAGTACTGAAGCTTCA GCCCATTGCAGTCACTAAATTATGGTCACGGTCAAAGCCTGGAATCCGTGCAACTGTGGAGATCATTTTCAAAGCTAATGCTCCCATCAAAGAATCAGTCATTGAAGAGAAGCTGGCTGCAGCGGGTGGTGTACTGGAAGGTTCCAATTTCACTG ctTCAAACCTGTGTGAGGAGAAGAAGCCCTGTGATGCGGATACTGCGGAATGCATCAAAGAAGATGGATCTTTTAGCTGTAAATGTATGGAAAACTACATCAAGACGGACTTTAGTAACCGCATGTGCATTG CTTGTCCCAGCGGTAAAAAAGCTCAGGGCTCCGAAAAATGTGTAGA ttgtCCGTTCGGTTATTCTGGCTTTAACTGCAGGGAAT CATGGAAGCTGTCACTGGTAATCGTCGGTTCCGTGTTCGGGGGACTGCTGCTCATCACAGTCATTCTTCTGCCTATTGTGGCACGCAA ATCCTCAAAGAAGAGCTCCAAGAAGGACAAAAATGCAGACACTGGGAAGTCTTACGTCAGCCACCCTCAAGACAAGAAACCATTGGTTAACAGCAGCTTAGGCAACAGCCAGGCAGCCTCATTTAATGGGTCAGCCAACGGCCTGTCAGCCTTCACCAATGCTGGGGTGCCCAGGATCCCACGGGCCACAACTAACAACAGCTGGGACAGCAGGACCAACCTGGAGATGACTCAGAGCAGCTATCGGCAAAACCTGGCACCAGCGGGGAGGAACCCA CGGCTCTACGACGACCATAATGACATGAACCCATATGCTCAGGCTCGACCCCAGAACGGCCTCTACGCTCAGTCTCGACCCCAGAACAACCCCTATGCCCAGACTCGACCTCAGATCAACCCATACACTCAGAACCAAGGCCACAGCAACCCTTACTACGTGCATGATGATGGAAGAAGGTTCAATTAA
- the LOC125881190 gene encoding mucin-13-like isoform X2 yields the protein MAREFKLLCVLGLVAACVVATTTTTAGPTTTTAAPTTTTEAPTTTTEAPTTTTAGPTTTTAAPTTTTEAPTTTTAAPTTTTEAPTTTTEAPTTTTAGPTTTPEAGKTTTAGPTTTAEAGKTTTAGPTTTAEAGKTTTAGPTTTAKTGKTTTAGPTTTPEAGKTTTAVPTTTKPPGPCYGSPCGDGSTCLPRHNETFVCSCLAGNYNYGSGTCESAKVFPGQLGLSKLPYKEAMANSTSEAFQDVAQQIYAEMSAVFGDDGYSNCTVLKLQPIAVTKLWSRSKPGIRATVEIIFKANAPIKESVIEEKLAAAGGVLEGSNFTASNLCEEKKPCDADTAECIKEDGSFSCKCMENYIKTDFSNRMCIACPSGKKAQGSEKCVDCPFGYSGFNCRESWKLSLVIVGSVFGGLLLITVILLPIVARKSSKKSSKKDKNADTGKSYVSHPQDKKPLVNSSLGNSQAASFNGSANGLSAFTNAGVPRIPRATTNNSWDSRTNLEMTQSSYRQNLAPAGRNPRLYDDHNDMNPYAQARPQNGLYAQSRPQNNPYAQTRPQINPYTQNQGHSNPYYVHDDGRRFN from the exons atggCTCGAGAATTCAAACTCCTCTGTGTCCTTGGGCTAGTTGCAGCCTGTGTTg TTGCGACTACTACAACTACAGCAGGTCCAACTACTACAACTGCAGCTCCTACAACAACTACAGAAGCACCAACTACTACAACTGAAGCGCCTACAACAACTACAGCAGGTCCAACTACTACAACTGCAGCTCCTACAACAACTACAGAAGCACCAACTACTACAACTGCAGCTCCTACAACAACTACAGAAGCACCAACTACTACAACTGAAGCGCCTACAACAACTACAGCAGGTCCAACTACTACACCTGAAGCgggcaaaacaactacagcaGGTCCAACTACTACAGCTGAAGCgggcaaaacaactacagcaGGTCCAACTACTACAGCTGAAGCgggcaaaacaactacagcaGGTCCAACTACTACAGCTAAAACgggcaaaacaactacagcaGGTCCAACTACTACACCTGAAGcaggcaaaacaactacagcaGTTCCTACAACCACAAAGCCCCCAG GCCCTTGTTACGGAAGCCCATGTGGCGATGGGAGCACCTGCCTGCCTCGTCACAATGAAACCTTTGTATGCTCATGTTTGGCTGGTAACTACAATTATGGCAGCGGCACATGTGAGAGTG CTAAAGTTTTCCCCGGACAACTAGGCCTTTCTAAACTACCATACAAAGAAGCTATGGCTAACTCGACATCAGAAGCATTTCAAGACGTTGCGCAACAAATTTATGCAGAG ATGTCAGCAGTTTTTGGTGATGATGGTTACTCTAATTGTACAGTACTGAAGCTTCA GCCCATTGCAGTCACTAAATTATGGTCACGGTCAAAGCCTGGAATCCGTGCAACTGTGGAGATCATTTTCAAAGCTAATGCTCCCATCAAAGAATCAGTCATTGAAGAGAAGCTGGCTGCAGCGGGTGGTGTACTGGAAGGTTCCAATTTCACTG ctTCAAACCTGTGTGAGGAGAAGAAGCCCTGTGATGCGGATACTGCGGAATGCATCAAAGAAGATGGATCTTTTAGCTGTAAATGTATGGAAAACTACATCAAGACGGACTTTAGTAACCGCATGTGCATTG CTTGTCCCAGCGGTAAAAAAGCTCAGGGCTCCGAAAAATGTGTAGA ttgtCCGTTCGGTTATTCTGGCTTTAACTGCAGGGAAT CATGGAAGCTGTCACTGGTAATCGTCGGTTCCGTGTTCGGGGGACTGCTGCTCATCACAGTCATTCTTCTGCCTATTGTGGCACGCAA ATCCTCAAAGAAGAGCTCCAAGAAGGACAAAAATGCAGACACTGGGAAGTCTTACGTCAGCCACCCTCAAGACAAGAAACCATTGGTTAACAGCAGCTTAGGCAACAGCCAGGCAGCCTCATTTAATGGGTCAGCCAACGGCCTGTCAGCCTTCACCAATGCTGGGGTGCCCAGGATCCCACGGGCCACAACTAACAACAGCTGGGACAGCAGGACCAACCTGGAGATGACTCAGAGCAGCTATCGGCAAAACCTGGCACCAGCGGGGAGGAACCCA CGGCTCTACGACGACCATAATGACATGAACCCATATGCTCAGGCTCGACCCCAGAACGGCCTCTACGCTCAGTCTCGACCCCAGAACAACCCCTATGCCCAGACTCGACCTCAGATCAACCCATACACTCAGAACCAAGGCCACAGCAACCCTTACTACGTGCATGATGATGGAAGAAGGTTCAATTAA